The nucleotide window AGATAACTTTTAGTAAATTACCTCTTGACAAAATAAAGCTAAAGATTTATAATATAGTTGGAGAGAAGGTGTTTGAAAGAGAGATAAGTGGTGATATTAATAATGAGTGGAAGTGGGATTGTAGAAACGATGCCAATGAAAAAGTTGCCTCCGGGATTTACATCTATGTTATCTCAGATGGTCAGACAACGAAGAGAGGTAAATTAGGGATTATCAAATAATCTTTCGCAAAGGCGCAAAGAGCGCCAGAATAAAAAGGAGGGTAACTATTCAGCCACTAATTAACACGGATTAGCACGGATAAATAGCAGAGGGCAGAAGGAGGAAAAACCTTCAGCCTAATTACGGACACGGATTACGAATTTTCAGTGTTTCATCTGAATCCATCTGTGGCTGAATAGTTACCAGAGTAAATTAATATGGTGAAGAAAAAACTTTTATTCATTGGGTTGATTTTAATTTTATCTACTATTGAATCAACGGTATTGTCACAGCCAGCAGAATTCAACGAAAGCGAGAAGATAATTGATTCTGCAAAAGATGTGGTTAAAGAAACTCCCCAAAAGGAAAAATACGATGTTAATCTGTTTGTTCTGATGGGGAAGACAGTTGTTTCACTCGTAATTATTGCGGCACTTATTTATTTTGTCCTTCGTTTCTTCCTCAAAGGACAAAGATGGCTTACTCGGCAACAAGAATTTATTCAAACCATCGCCACTCACTTTTTAGCCCCTAATAAATATATTCAGATAGTAGAAATCGGAAATAAATTATTAGTTTTAGGCATCAGTGAACATAATATTAATTTATTAACGGAGATAGAGGATAAGGAAGTCATAGACCTTATTAAAACACAAGTAAGTAGAGCGGAAGATAAACTACAACTATCCTTTATTCAACATCTGAAAAAAAGGCTTATGAAACCACAGTTAGAACAAACAGATTACGAGGAAAAACTTAAATTTTTGAATAAACAAAGAGAAAAACTGAAAAGTTTAGAATTATAGTAACTCTTCAGCCATGGATGAACACGGATGAAACTGGAAAAGTAAAAAGTTAAAAAGATAGATGTTTGTCCAGAATCTTTCTTTTTTCTCTGAAAATCGGGGTTCGGGGTTCGGATTTCGGGATTAGGGGATTCTTTTATTCCCGAACCCCTTTATTTTCATCATCCTTTGTGAGTTGCAGACTCATAGGCGTTTCGTCTCCGTTTTATCCGTGCTAATCCGTGTTAATCAGTGGCTGAACAGTTACCAGGAAGAGAATAAAAAAGATGGATTACTTCGACTTAAATATGGAATTATTGAGAAAAAGACAACCGCTGTTAGCAAAACGATTAGAAGAAGTAATTCCTGCTCAAAATATTGATGTTACCTCTTTATCGGCTACACCAATTATTGACCCGAAGATTAATTTGAGTTATATTAATACCCTGGCGGTGTTAGGGTTTGGAATGGGGACTCATGTCCGCGAACTGGTAGAACGGACTCAGGAAAAAACACTTGTATTGGTAGTTGACCCGGATATAGCAACATTCAAGGCATTACTTAAAATAATAGACCTGACTCCTATCTTAAAAAGACCAAATGTTAAACTTGCCATTGGAGAATTTGCTCCGTATGCAGTGCGTTCTCGAATAGATAATTACTATAAAATAAATACCATTCCTGATATAACCGTTGCTGAACATAAACCCTCACTTGCCAAAAATCCTCTTTATTATGAAGAAGTAAAAACTTTACTCGAAGAAGCAACTGTTGTCGGGCGTCAAAATTTAGCCACACTTGCAGAAAATGCAACACTCTGGCAAAACCAGATTTTAATCAATCTTCCAATCATTATAAAATGTCCTGGATTAAGAACATTATATGGGAGATTTCAAAATATGCCGGTAATTATAGTTGCCGCAGGACCTTCACTTGATAAAAATGTCATGCATTTAAAAGAGGCTAAAGATAAAGCGGTAATTATATGTGTAGATACTGCATTAAGAACCTTATTTAATCATAATATTAAACCAGATCTGGTAATTACGATTGATGCTACGGCAAAAAATTATAATTATTATTTAAAAGATTTAGATATATCCGATATATATTTAATTGCCGGGCCTGCTGTTTATCCTGAAACATTTTTATCTGCTATTTCAAAGATATTTGTAAGTAGTTTTGGACACCCATTATTGGATTGGATTGAAACATTCATCGGGGTTAAAGGAACAATTAAACTGGGTGGCTCTGTGTCAACCGCGGCTTTTGACCTGGCGCGAAGAGGTGCGGCTAACCCAATTATTTTTATTGGTCAGGACTTAGGATTCCCGGATGATAAAGTATATACTTCTGGCGTGAAAAAAGAACGATTTGAAGAAGCAGAAAAAATATGGCCAACAGTCGAGTTTATGTGGGTGGAAGATGTTTATGGCGGTAAAGTGAAGACAGTTCAAGGTATGTGGACATGGATTAAGTGGTTTGAACATCAGATAAGTGAAATGCCCCAGACACTCTGTATTGATGCCACTGAAGGGGGAGCAAAAATACCAGGAACGAAAATCCTTACCTTAAAAGAAACCATTGAGAAATATTGTCAAAAATCAATCAATATTGACCAAATCCTGCAACAGGCTTATAACTCTTATGTTTTGCCGGATATGAATAACCTTTTAAATGAAATGGAAAGAATAATAAAGGATTGGAAAAAGGTTCAATTTATTGGTAAAGAAGGCACTGCGTTAGCCAATAGACTACTCGAAACAATAGCAGATAATCACATTGATAAAAAAGCAATGAAGATGTTCAAAGAACTTGGAATTTTATATCATCGGATAATTGAAAATCATCGAGGGTTTATGAGACTTAGTAGCTGGAATTTAGAATCCTTATTATTTCGCATGGAAAGGTTTAGTTTAAGCACAGACCCTGTAGTAAAAGCCACAGCCTGTAAAAATTTCTTTGAGGAAATATCAACTTATTGTCAGGAAACTGTTATCTCATTAACCTCAGTTCAAGAGAAGTTATTCCAAATACAATCTGAAAGAAAAAACAATGCTTGAAAAAAGAAGTTGTCTCCTCTGTAAATCTGGAGATTATAAAGTAGTAAAAGCCCTGAATGGGTGTAATTTTAAAGAATGTCTAAATTGTGGGTTTATTTATCTTGACCCTCAGCCAGATGAAAATGCCATTCAGGAATTTTACCCAAAAGAGTATTTTAATTCACAACATCCACAAGGCTATCATGACTTTATCGCCAGAAAAGACGATATTATAAATTATAGACTTAAACCGATAATGGAATTAGTCAATTTATTATGTTCGGGGAAGGGGAAATTACTTGAGGTCGGGTGTGCGTTAGGATATTTTCTGGAATTAGCTCAGGCCTCGGGTTGGGAAGCTCAAGGCATAGAATTATCACCCTGGGCATCCGCCTATGCTCAGGAAGAGACAAAGGTTAAAGTCTCAAGTGGAAAACTTGAAGATATTAAATTTCCTGATTCATATTTTGATGTAATCGTGATGATAGAATTAATAGAACATACTCAAAACCCCCTCCTGTTTTTAAAAGAAGTGGAAAGAATACTAAAGCCTGATGGTATGATTCTTCTAACTACACCTAATTCAAAAAGTATTCATCATAAAATCTGGAAAAGGAAATTTCAAGAGATGCTTTTTGTCCCAGAAGAACATCTATTTTTATTCTCAATACCGACGATTAAACGACTATTAGAATTAAGTGACTTGAAACCAATACACTTAGAAACAAAAACCTATTTAAGACGATACTATGATTACAAAATTCCTCAAGGATGGGGACGACAAATAAGAGGACTATGTAGAAGATTGATGTTGAAATCAATTAATAACTTGAATTTAGGTGAGATGCTACTCGTAGCCGCAAGGAAGAAAGAGACAATCGGTAATATTGGTTAGTGATTATCATTATCAGAGAAACGGTCATGAGCCTGCGGCTCACAAAGGGGGATGAAAATAATGGAAGAACAACCCCCTACCCCCCTTTATTAAGGGGGAATATCTGTTCTACACCAGAGGATACGAGTCTGTGGATACTATACTAATTCACTAATCTCTAATTCACTAATTCGCTATTTTCAGGGGAAAGGGAATTTATGTGGAAATTATATTAGTCATCATTTTCAGCTATTTAATCGGGGCAATTCCTACCGCATACATTATTGGCAGAATTTTTGGGAAGGTAGATATAAGAACTGTTGGAAGTGGAAATGTTGGTGCAAGTAATGTTTATAGAATAGTGGGAAAAACCGCAGGCATAAGTGTTTTAATCATTGATATTCTGAAAGGATTTCTACCGGTTTGTCTCGTTAATTTATTAGCATTCGCTACGATATACCAGATTATGGCTGGTTTAGGGGCGATTATTGGACATATCTGGACAGTTTTCCTTAAATTTAAAGGGGGAAAAGGAGTCGCCACAGGATTAGGAGTATTTCTGGGGTTGACACCTATCCCTGTGCTGATTGCCTTGTTAGTATTTCTATTAGTTGTGGCTATATCAAGATATATTTCTATAGGTTCAATTATAGCCGCGATATTTATCCCGGTGTTGCTTTTATTTTTTAAAGAGGAGCCAGAAATAATAATTTTTGCTCTGGTAGTTTCCTTGCTCATTGTGATAAGGCATATACCTAATATTAAAAGACTTATAACTGGTCAGGAACATAAATTTGATATTAAAAAATCTTAAACTCCTAATGTTTATCGCAAA belongs to bacterium and includes:
- a CDS encoding flagellar biosynthetic protein FliO translates to MVKKKLLFIGLILILSTIESTVLSQPAEFNESEKIIDSAKDVVKETPQKEKYDVNLFVLMGKTVVSLVIIAALIYFVLRFFLKGQRWLTRQQEFIQTIATHFLAPNKYIQIVEIGNKLLVLGISEHNINLLTEIEDKEVIDLIKTQVSRAEDKLQLSFIQHLKKRLMKPQLEQTDYEEKLKFLNKQREKLKSLEL
- a CDS encoding class I SAM-dependent methyltransferase, producing MLEKRSCLLCKSGDYKVVKALNGCNFKECLNCGFIYLDPQPDENAIQEFYPKEYFNSQHPQGYHDFIARKDDIINYRLKPIMELVNLLCSGKGKLLEVGCALGYFLELAQASGWEAQGIELSPWASAYAQEETKVKVSSGKLEDIKFPDSYFDVIVMIELIEHTQNPLLFLKEVERILKPDGMILLTTPNSKSIHHKIWKRKFQEMLFVPEEHLFLFSIPTIKRLLELSDLKPIHLETKTYLRRYYDYKIPQGWGRQIRGLCRRLMLKSINNLNLGEMLLVAARKKETIGNIG
- the plsY gene encoding glycerol-3-phosphate 1-O-acyltransferase PlsY; translation: MYVEIILVIIFSYLIGAIPTAYIIGRIFGKVDIRTVGSGNVGASNVYRIVGKTAGISVLIIDILKGFLPVCLVNLLAFATIYQIMAGLGAIIGHIWTVFLKFKGGKGVATGLGVFLGLTPIPVLIALLVFLLVVAISRYISIGSIIAAIFIPVLLLFFKEEPEIIIFALVVSLLIVIRHIPNIKRLITGQEHKFDIKKS
- a CDS encoding T9SS type A sorting domain-containing protein is translated as GDKRAFRMIVSSVPLPIPIFSINDVYCYPNPTKDEITFSKLPLDKIKLKIYNIVGEKVFEREISGDINNEWKWDCRNDANEKVASGIYIYVISDGQTTKRGKLGIIK
- a CDS encoding 6-hydroxymethylpterin diphosphokinase MptE-like protein, whose protein sequence is MDYFDLNMELLRKRQPLLAKRLEEVIPAQNIDVTSLSATPIIDPKINLSYINTLAVLGFGMGTHVRELVERTQEKTLVLVVDPDIATFKALLKIIDLTPILKRPNVKLAIGEFAPYAVRSRIDNYYKINTIPDITVAEHKPSLAKNPLYYEEVKTLLEEATVVGRQNLATLAENATLWQNQILINLPIIIKCPGLRTLYGRFQNMPVIIVAAGPSLDKNVMHLKEAKDKAVIICVDTALRTLFNHNIKPDLVITIDATAKNYNYYLKDLDISDIYLIAGPAVYPETFLSAISKIFVSSFGHPLLDWIETFIGVKGTIKLGGSVSTAAFDLARRGAANPIIFIGQDLGFPDDKVYTSGVKKERFEEAEKIWPTVEFMWVEDVYGGKVKTVQGMWTWIKWFEHQISEMPQTLCIDATEGGAKIPGTKILTLKETIEKYCQKSINIDQILQQAYNSYVLPDMNNLLNEMERIIKDWKKVQFIGKEGTALANRLLETIADNHIDKKAMKMFKELGILYHRIIENHRGFMRLSSWNLESLLFRMERFSLSTDPVVKATACKNFFEEISTYCQETVISLTSVQEKLFQIQSERKNNA